A window of Tripterygium wilfordii isolate XIE 37 chromosome 7, ASM1340144v1, whole genome shotgun sequence contains these coding sequences:
- the LOC120002400 gene encoding mechanosensitive ion channel protein 6-like — MDFSLKKSFKALGSYNHSRRISTGGGTSESSSPEELPILLHHNTHQQLQLEPMSTRREVIVKVDGGGSSSGSRGSNDSLDPTGKMWRDSSLNYWGEGEEKQQMNGQDPPTKLIGEFLNKQRNAGGEVTLDMDLEMEEMRYDRCVPPPAAEFLANNAPSKELRVSFDPSSVSNSSVYRGKQNKDEVLRCTSFEKHPSMIQSGSGLLSRLKTKSRLQDPPPEEVERRSGRLVGKSGPLRSGMTSKATEEEEDDPLAGEDLPEEYRKQNLNALTIMQWVSLVLIIGALICNLLIPSLKKKSVWGLKLWKWEVMVLVLICGRLVSGWGIRIIVFCIERNFLLRKRVLYFVYGLRKAVQNSLWLVLVLIAWHFLFDKKVERETKIKNLKYVTRVLVCFLIATLLWLLKTLMVKVLASSFHVSAYFDRIQESLFNQFVIETLLGPPLIEIRWKEDEAERTAAEIRKLQNAGATVPPELRSFAFASTKSGKVLGKSFKLKSGRFSRQLSKKEDEGISIDHLDRLNTKNVSAWNMKRLIRMVRHGALTTLGEQILDASQGDESAVQIRSEYEAKIAARKIFNNVAQHGSKYIYLVDLMRFLGEDEARKSLSLFEGALESKRISKSSLKNWVVNAFRERRALALTLDDTKTAVNKLHHMVNIIVGIIIIVIWLVVLGIATREFLLFVSSQLVLVAFIFGNTCKTIFEAIIFLFVMHPFDVGDRCEVDGVQMVVEEMNILTTVFLRYDNLKIIYPNSTLSTKLISNFYRSPDMGDSVEFCVHISTPAEKIAVMKQRIVSYIENKEHWYPSPMVVLKDVEDLTKLRFAVWPSHRMNHQNMGERWERRALLVEEMVKVFRELDIQYRLFPLDINIRSMPPATTSSLATPLTGL, encoded by the exons ATGGATTTCTCTCTAAAGAAATCATTCAAGGCCCTTGGCTCCTACAATCATTCTAGAAGAATCTCCACCGGAGGAGGCACCAGCGAGTCCAGCAGCCCCGAAGAACTCCCAATTCTATTGCACCACAACACCCACCAACAACTACAGTTAGAGCCGATGAGTACCCGGAGAGAGGTAATTGTCAAAGTAGATGGGGGCGGCAGCAGCAGCGGAAGCCGTGGAAGCAATGACTCTTTAGATCCCACCGGGAAAATGTGGCGGGATTCCAGCCTTAATTATTGGGGAGAAGGCGAAGAGAAACAACAAATGAACGGCCAGGATCCACCGACGAAGCTGATTGGTGAGTTCTTGAACAAACAAAGGAATGCCGGAGGTGAGGTTACGCTTGACATGGACTTGGAGATGGAAGAGATGAGATACGACCGATGCGTACCACCGCCGGCGGCGGAGTTTCTGGCTAACAATGCCCCTTCAAAGGAGCTTAGGGTCTCTTTCGACCCTTCCTCTGTTTCCAATTCCTCTGTTTACAGAGGCAAGCAAAATAAGGATGAGGTTTTGAGGTGCACATCCTTTGAGAAGCACCCTTCGATGATACAGAGCGGGAGTGGATTGTTGTCAAGATTGAAAACCAAGTCCCGGCTTCAAGACCCACCGCCGGAGGAGGTGGAGAGGAGGTCAGGGAGATTGGTTGGAAAATCGGGGCCCTTAAGGTCCGGAATGACAAGTAAAGCaacggaggaggaggaggatgatcCATTAGCCGGCGAAGACTTACCTGAAGAATACAGAAAACAGAATCTAAATGCATTGACTATAATGCAATGGGTGAGTCTGGTTTTGATTATTGGAGCTTTAATTTGCAATCTATTGATTCCATCTTTAAAGAAGAAGAGTGTATGGGGTTTGAAATTGTGGAAATGGGAGGTCATGGTGTTGGTTTTGATATGTGGGAGATTGGTTTCAGGGTGGGGGATTCGGATCATAGTCTTTTGCATTGAAAGAAACTTCCTTTTACGAAAGAGGGTTCTGTATTTTGTTTATGGATTGCGAAAGGCAGTGCAAAATTCTTTGTGGTTAGTGCTTGTGTTGATCGCGTGGCATTTCTTGTTTGATAAGAAAGTAGAGAGGGAGACCAAGATTAAAAACCTTAAATATGTCACACGAGTTCTGGTTTGTTTCTTGATTGCTACTCTACTATGGCTACTTAAAACTTTAATGGTAAAAGTACTTGCTTCTTCTTTCCATGTTAGTGCATACTTTGATAGGATTCAGGAATCCTTGTTTAATCAATTTGTGATCGAAACACTTTTGGGTCCTCCTTTGATTGAAATTCGGTggaaagaagatgaagcagaGAGGACTGCAGCCGAGATTCGTAAGCTGCAGAATGCTGGAGCAACAGTACCTCCTGAACTCAGGTCATTTGCCTTTGCATCTACAAAGAGCGGAAAGGTCCTTGGGAAAAGTTTTAAATTAAAGAGTGGTAGATTTTCTCGGCAACTTTCCAAGAAAGAGGATGAAGGTATCAGCATTGATCATTTAGATAGGCTTAATACAAAGAATGTATCGGCTTGGAATATGAAGAGGTTGATTAGAATGGTAAGACATGGCGCGTTAACAACATTGGGTGAGCAGATATTAGATGCGAGCCAAGGTGATGAATCAGCAGTTCAAATCAGGAGTGAATATGAGGCTAAAATTGCTGCGAGGAAGATTTTTAATAATGTGGCACAACATGGTTCGAA GTACATCTACTTGGTGGATTTGATGCGATTCTTGGGAGAAGATGAGGCTCGGAAGTCCTTGAGTCTGTTTGAAGGTGCACTTGAAAGCAAAAGAATTAGTAAATCTTCACTAAAGAACTGGGTG GTGAATGCATTTAGAGAAAGGAGAGCGCTCGCACTGACGCTGGATGATACAAAAACAGCTGTGAATAAGCTTCATCACATGGTTAACATAATAGTGGGGATCATTATCATTGTCATCTGGTTGGTCGTACTTGGAATTGCAACAAGAGAGTTTCTCCTCTTTGTAAGCTCGCAGCTAGTCCTCGTGGCCTTCATCTTCGGAAATACCTGCAAGACAATATTTGAAGCAATTATCTTCCTATTTGTTATGCATCCTTTTGATGTGGGTGATAGGTGTGAAGTTGATGGAGTACAG ATGGTTGTGGAAGAGATGAACATTCTGACCACTGTTTTCCTGAGATATGACAATCTGAAGATCATATACCCGAATAGTACTCTTTCGACGAAGCTTATCAGCAACTTTTATCGTAGTCCTGACATGGGTGATTCAGTAGAGTTTTGTGTACACATATCAACTCCAGCAGAAAAGATTGCTGTAATGAAGCAAAGGATAGTGAG TTACATTGAGAACAAGGAGCATTGGTATCCTTCTCCCATGGTCGTACTAAAGGATGTTGAGGACTTGACAAAGCTGAGGTTTGCAGTATGGCCATCGCATCGAATGAACCACCAGAACATGGGGGAGAGATGGGAAAGAAGAGCTCTATTGGTAGAAGAGATGGTGAAAGTATTCAGGGAGCTTGATATTCAGTATCGCTTGTTTCCCCTTGACATCAACATCCGATCAATGCCTCCTGCAACCACTTCTAGCCTGGCCACTCCCCTAACCGGACTGTAG
- the LOC120002657 gene encoding auxin-responsive protein SAUR67-like, with protein sequence MISSKILLVVAKKWHSSKSNRVADSYSKGHFVVCTADERRFTIPLEYLNNEIFVKLLEISKEEFGLPSDGPITLPCDAIFMEYLIMLVRKVPSTRTQKALLMSNIFYQF encoded by the exons ATGATCAGTTCCAAGATACTCTTAGTGGTGGCAAAGAAGTGGCATAGCAGCAAGAGTAATAGAGTTGCAGACAGTTATAGCAAAGGTCATTTTGTTGTCTGTACAGCTGATGAAAGGCGGTTTACAATTCCTTTGGAGTATTTAAACAATGAGATTTTTGTCAAGCTGTTAGAGATTTCCAAAGAGGAATTTGGTCTTCCAAGTGATGGACCAATTACATTGCCTTGCGATGCGATTTTCATGGAGTACTTAATCATGTTAGTCCGCAAGGTTCCATCTACAAGAACACAAAAAGCTTTGCTTATGTCAAATA TTTTCTACCAGTTTTGA
- the LOC120001691 gene encoding auxin-responsive protein SAUR67-like, with translation MISAKKLIRLARKWQKFVTIRRKRVTFPTNKGVLDVESCCTSSTSKGHFVVYTNDQRRFALPLKFLNHDVVRELFELAEEEFVLPSDQPLTLPCDASFMEYVIALIQHHITKDIQKALLMSISSY, from the exons ATGATCAGTGCTAAAAAGCTCATCAGATTGGCAAGAAAATGGCAGAAGTTTGTAACAATCAGGAGAAAAAGAGTTACTTTTCCGACAAACAAAGGAGTTTTAGATGTGGAGAGTTGCTGCACATCATCAACAAGTAAGGGACACTTTGTTGTGTACACTAATGATCAAAGGAGGTTTGCGCTCCCACTCAAGTTTCTTAACCATGACGTTGTTCGAGAGTTATTTGAACTAGCGGAAGAAGAGTTCGTTTTACCAAGCGATCAGCCTCTAACATTACCTTGCGACGCAAGCTTCATGGAATATGTTATTGCCTTGATCCAACATCAC ATAACTAAGGATATACAGAAAGCATTGCTCATGTCCATTTCTAGTTATTGA
- the LOC120001237 gene encoding auxin-responsive protein SAUR68-like yields MISTKKLFRLARKWQKFVAIRRKRVSFPTSKDVLDVESCCTSSTSKGYFVVYTNDQRRFVLPLKFLNHDVVQELFKLAEEEFGLPSDGPLTLPCDASFMEYVIALIQHHISKDVQKALLMSISSRCSSSLYLQQEIINQQEIYNF; encoded by the coding sequence ATGATCAGTACTAAGAAGCTCTTCAGATTGGCAAGAAAATGGCAGAAGTTTGTGGCGATAAGGAGAAAAAGAGTTTCTTTTCCGACAAGCAAAGATGTTTTAGATGTGGAGAGTTGCTGCACATCATCAACAAGTAAGGGATATTTTGTTGTGTACACTAATGATCAAAGGAGGTTTGTGCTCCCACTCAAGTTTCTCAACCATGACGTTGTTCAAGAGTTATTCAAACTAGCAGAAGAAGAGTTTGGATTACCAAGCGACGGGCCTCTTACATTACCTTGTGATGCAAGCTTCATGGAATATGTTATTGCCTTGATCCAACATCACATCTCTAAAGATGTCCAGAAGGCACTGCTCATGTCCATTTCTAGCAGATGCTCATCATCCTTGTATCTCCAGCAAGAAATAATAAACCAACAAGAGATATACAACTTCTGA